One region of Marivirga arenosa genomic DNA includes:
- a CDS encoding helix-turn-helix domain-containing protein, with product MTKISENIKFLRKERGLSQTAMAESVGLKRGNIASYEKELAQPSIENLVKIADFFNIDIHQIVNEDLKLEAEKPILDKNPFKIIEDNFPFQGLKNKVNALKGNNGNKLKHLKEQNKDIQKMVDGFRAFHKMRMNSNLNHEDLNQKLSTDYSNLLDILQTVLQSNTDLIKIIDKHNE from the coding sequence ATGACTAAAATATCTGAAAATATAAAATTCTTAAGAAAGGAAAGAGGCCTTAGCCAAACCGCTATGGCTGAATCTGTTGGATTAAAAAGAGGTAATATAGCATCTTATGAAAAGGAGCTTGCGCAACCCAGCATTGAAAACTTAGTTAAAATTGCTGATTTTTTTAACATTGATATTCATCAAATCGTAAATGAAGATTTAAAACTTGAGGCTGAAAAACCTATTCTAGATAAAAATCCATTCAAAATAATTGAAGACAATTTCCCTTTTCAAGGTTTGAAAAATAAAGTGAATGCCTTAAAAGGGAATAACGGAAATAAATTAAAACATCTAAAAGAACAGAATAAGGACATCCAAAAAATGGTGGATGGCTTCAGAGCTTTTCATAAAATGAGGATGAATTCAAATCTCAATCATGAAGATTTAAATCAAAAGTTATCTACTGATTACTCCAATTTATTAGATATATTACAAACAGTTCTTCAAAGTAATACTGATTTGATAAAAATAATTGATAAGCATAATGAATAA
- a CDS encoding UDP-2,3-diacylglucosamine diphosphatase has protein sequence MKTINLDITESKKLYFASDFHLGAPNKLESYKREKLIVRWMDSIKEDASALFLVGDLFDFWHEYKRVIPKGFIRFQGKLAELADSGLPIYIFTGNHDMWMFGYFTDELGIEILKSPISLNVDKTKILIGHGDGLGPGDKKYKVLKKIFANKICQWFFRQIHPDLGIKIANAWSASSRISSTTSDTEKFLGNGEWLWTYAKEMEKKEHFDYYVFGHRHLPLDLEVGENSRYINLGEWVNYNTFASFDGKEFVLKKFDEE, from the coding sequence ATGAAAACAATAAACCTAGACATAACAGAATCTAAGAAATTATATTTCGCCTCAGATTTTCATTTAGGAGCACCCAATAAACTAGAAAGCTATAAACGAGAAAAGTTAATCGTCAGATGGATGGACAGTATAAAAGAAGATGCTTCAGCCTTATTTTTAGTTGGCGATTTATTTGATTTTTGGCATGAATATAAGCGAGTTATTCCTAAAGGGTTTATTCGGTTTCAAGGAAAATTAGCCGAGTTAGCCGATTCTGGTTTACCCATCTATATATTTACAGGAAATCATGATATGTGGATGTTTGGCTATTTCACGGATGAATTAGGAATAGAAATTCTTAAGTCTCCAATTTCATTAAATGTGGATAAAACTAAAATATTAATTGGTCATGGTGATGGTTTAGGGCCTGGTGATAAAAAGTACAAGGTACTCAAAAAGATTTTCGCGAATAAAATATGCCAGTGGTTCTTCAGACAAATTCATCCGGATTTAGGAATCAAAATAGCTAATGCATGGTCTGCAAGCAGTAGAATAAGTAGCACTACATCTGATACTGAAAAATTTTTGGGTAATGGCGAATGGTTATGGACCTATGCAAAGGAGATGGAGAAGAAGGAACATTTTGATTATTATGTGTTTGGGCACAGACATTTACCATTAGATCTAGAGGTTGGAGAAAATTCTCGCTACATAAATTTAGGGGAGTGGGTGAATTATAATACATTTGCATCTTTTGATGGCAAAGAATTTGTACTCAAAAAATTTGATGAAGAATAA
- a CDS encoding YtxH domain-containing protein: MNNGVKILTGFSLGLLTGAVAGLLYAPEKGDKTRKKLKKNVDKSYKDSMKKIDELKSTLNQEIDNVSSKGKETLSQLKESVNYKN, translated from the coding sequence ATGAATAATGGAGTAAAAATATTGACAGGTTTTAGCTTAGGATTGTTAACAGGTGCTGTTGCAGGTTTATTGTATGCACCAGAAAAAGGAGATAAGACCAGAAAAAAATTGAAAAAGAATGTGGATAAATCTTATAAAGATTCTATGAAAAAGATTGATGAATTGAAATCCACATTAAATCAAGAAATTGATAATGTTTCATCTAAAGGAAAAGAAACTTTAAGTCAATTGAAAGAATCTGTAAACTATAAAAACTAG
- a CDS encoding Dps family protein produces the protein MNTVTEKRYRKLGFDKSETERLVEVMNALLANYHMHYQKLRNFHWNVKGADFFDLHEQFEERYDIAKESIDEIAERIRVFGHTPLSNLSDYMENSDIKESPTNLPAEEMVQEILNDYQILLSFLTDAMNAAIDIGDVGTEDMLNTFIQDMEKHHWMLSSFLGK, from the coding sequence ATGAATACTGTAACAGAAAAAAGATATAGAAAATTAGGATTTGACAAGTCTGAAACCGAAAGATTGGTGGAAGTGATGAATGCATTATTGGCAAATTACCATATGCATTATCAAAAACTTAGAAACTTTCACTGGAATGTAAAAGGAGCTGATTTCTTTGATTTGCATGAGCAATTTGAGGAAAGATATGATATTGCAAAAGAAAGTATTGATGAAATTGCTGAACGAATTCGAGTATTCGGGCACACACCGCTTAGTAATTTGAGTGATTACATGGAGAATTCTGATATTAAAGAATCTCCAACTAACTTACCAGCAGAGGAAATGGTACAAGAAATCTTAAATGATTATCAAATATTATTATCGTTTCTGACTGATGCCATGAATGCTGCGATTGATATAGGAGATGTTGGTACTGAGGATATGTTAAATACATTTATCCAAGACATGGAGAAACACCACTGGATGCTAAGTTCTTTCTTAGGAAAATAA
- a CDS encoding DUF6438 domain-containing protein, with translation MKTFQSIILLVFCSTLLFTSCKSNQTSSATEIEEIFSLNTTSCMGPCPVFNLTLYGDKRLVFEGKQNTDLAGEYEKQLSEEQFDALMAIVESADWANLEEEYRSDMTDLPTQNFMYNRNGVIKKVMRYGAGPESISNLSDTILTFVEEQIFSEKTND, from the coding sequence ATGAAAACTTTTCAATCTATAATATTACTGGTTTTTTGTTCTACATTACTATTTACATCATGTAAGTCAAATCAAACTAGCTCTGCTACTGAAATAGAGGAAATATTTAGCTTAAATACTACTTCTTGTATGGGGCCGTGCCCAGTATTTAATTTGACCCTTTACGGAGACAAAAGGTTGGTTTTCGAAGGAAAACAAAATACTGATTTAGCAGGTGAATATGAAAAGCAACTATCTGAGGAGCAGTTTGATGCTTTAATGGCAATAGTTGAATCTGCTGATTGGGCAAATTTAGAGGAAGAATATAGATCAGACATGACAGATTTGCCTACACAAAATTTCATGTATAACAGAAATGGAGTAATTAAAAAAGTTATGAGATATGGTGCTGGACCAGAATCCATTTCTAATTTGAGCGACACCATACTTACTTTTGTTGAGGAACAAATCTTTTCAGAGAAAACAAATGATTAA
- a CDS encoding PKD domain-containing protein, protein MKNAFAIFFTLLIFISVENINGQVSIKGEPIICPVDHNSYDTFVPPPKAFIESKNFRKAKSVNIIVNYNGFTEQAKTAYQYAVDIWASLIKSPVQIIIDANFEALGEGVLGQAGPTNYFRDFEGAPKKGTFYPIALAEKLARKNLNGSGDADISSSFNSDFDFYFGLDGDPPANQYDFVSIVLHELGHGLGFTGGVSFEQQSGSWTLFNTVYPSVFTQFVELGDNSPIISLPDNSPETADALTSDDLFFNGTNAVSALRTRPKLFAPSTWNQGSSYSHLDENTYRAGNPNSLMSPQFGSGEAIHDPGITYEIFADMGWVHTYLDHTNNNQLTDNIADPFSLELSINSDTTFESLSPVVVYSTDGFQTTETINMTDSGDGITFTAKIPNPGTFLSIKYYFGNIIDQAGREYRLPVNSPNNTYQINIVNLKSKPVPYSVLDGGDFESNPDDFQAIPIDGNNEIWELGTPGNRLNQAPSGSNVWKTNLNSDIGVLDQNISGALLSPTFDFSDVNKNHELSFNFSMENAFTQSIGLFRTGPFGFHVQYSIDNGKNWQLLGDIRDEAGSNWYNVSEDSPQIFPEEANAGWIQQTIEVIDGDTTFIPVKAKYNVSFLTGNSQVNFRLVFYAKRGFRAEGYNADGVLIDDFEILKSSPTADFTTADSRFIFVGDEVQFQYLSTGASTYSWDFGDGSTSTLENPSHIYSQGGIYDVRLTITSADGEAEVVKENYLTVIKPKDIPYTLSDGGDLEGTDIDFIIENIAGTGFQVGESSIPGKAGTASGSNAIVTGINQSQYENDSEAYIYSPEFNFASLGNYELSFETNYSFEPNWDGFIVEYTTDRGENWTKLNPEQAEGWYNQISDPLSVFGAQVPIFSGNTNNSFERKFTDISFLGGNETVGFRVKFLTDAAEIDAGMAFDNFEISGPEPGPAFPNFISNIQEGCEQTTITFINESSGSITALEWDFGEGAEPRTALGVGPHQVVYNTAGEYNVKLTATDINEDLVVEEKFSYIIIQENHTPVVTVSDPDENGNFTLTSTEGDAYQWFYKDAILPDATSQSIMVQNSGDYKVSVLINGCEGVSENITVLSNDSPLNTSFIAFPNPIDGAKELNYSFENKIFGSYLVTIHSIDGKKILSKRFKKNRYHEKKSIDLKGIESGLYFIKILSGDQQAQRKIIIE, encoded by the coding sequence ATGAAAAATGCGTTCGCAATATTTTTTACTCTTTTAATTTTTATAAGTGTTGAAAATATCAATGGTCAGGTATCTATAAAGGGTGAACCTATAATTTGTCCAGTTGATCATAATAGTTATGATACTTTTGTTCCCCCTCCAAAAGCCTTTATTGAATCTAAAAATTTTAGAAAAGCTAAGTCTGTAAATATTATTGTAAACTATAATGGTTTTACTGAACAGGCTAAAACAGCCTATCAATATGCTGTAGATATTTGGGCTTCATTAATAAAAAGTCCTGTGCAAATTATTATTGATGCGAATTTTGAAGCTTTAGGAGAGGGTGTTTTAGGACAAGCTGGCCCTACTAATTATTTCCGTGATTTTGAAGGAGCCCCAAAAAAAGGAACTTTTTACCCAATTGCTTTAGCCGAAAAATTGGCAAGAAAGAATTTAAATGGCTCAGGTGATGCAGATATCTCTTCAAGTTTCAATAGTGATTTCGACTTCTATTTCGGTTTGGACGGTGATCCTCCTGCAAACCAATATGATTTTGTGTCAATTGTTTTACATGAACTTGGACATGGCCTTGGCTTTACGGGTGGAGTATCTTTTGAGCAACAATCCGGTTCATGGACATTATTTAATACAGTATATCCATCTGTATTTACTCAATTTGTTGAATTAGGTGATAATAGCCCCATTATTTCATTACCAGATAATTCACCAGAAACAGCTGATGCTTTAACAAGTGATGATTTATTTTTTAACGGAACTAATGCTGTCTCAGCACTGAGAACTAGGCCGAAATTATTTGCACCTTCAACTTGGAATCAAGGTTCTAGTTATTCTCATTTAGATGAAAATACTTACAGAGCAGGAAATCCAAATTCACTAATGTCTCCACAATTTGGATCTGGCGAAGCCATCCATGATCCTGGTATAACTTATGAAATATTTGCAGATATGGGATGGGTTCATACCTATTTGGATCATACCAACAATAATCAACTTACAGACAACATCGCAGATCCTTTTTCTTTGGAATTAAGTATTAATAGTGATACTACATTTGAGAGTTTATCACCAGTGGTTGTTTATTCTACAGATGGTTTTCAAACTACTGAAACCATTAATATGACAGATAGTGGTGATGGAATAACCTTTACAGCTAAAATCCCAAACCCTGGTACATTTTTGAGTATCAAGTATTATTTTGGAAATATAATTGATCAAGCAGGTAGAGAGTATAGATTACCTGTCAATTCACCAAATAATACCTACCAAATTAACATAGTTAACTTAAAATCTAAACCTGTTCCGTATTCAGTTTTGGATGGCGGTGACTTCGAGTCAAATCCTGACGATTTTCAAGCTATTCCCATAGATGGAAATAATGAAATTTGGGAATTAGGGACTCCGGGAAATAGATTAAATCAAGCGCCATCTGGGAGTAATGTATGGAAAACTAATTTAAATAGCGACATTGGAGTTTTAGACCAAAATATCAGTGGCGCACTTTTAAGCCCTACTTTTGATTTTTCTGATGTAAATAAAAACCATGAATTATCATTCAATTTCAGCATGGAAAACGCCTTCACTCAATCAATAGGGTTATTTAGAACCGGCCCCTTCGGTTTCCATGTTCAATATAGTATAGATAACGGTAAAAATTGGCAACTATTAGGAGATATAAGAGATGAGGCAGGTAGCAACTGGTATAATGTATCAGAAGATTCCCCTCAAATTTTTCCAGAAGAAGCTAATGCAGGTTGGATACAACAAACCATTGAAGTAATTGATGGAGATACTACCTTCATACCTGTAAAAGCTAAATATAACGTTAGCTTTTTAACTGGAAATAGCCAAGTTAATTTCAGATTAGTATTTTATGCTAAAAGAGGATTTAGAGCAGAAGGATACAATGCTGATGGTGTGTTGATAGATGATTTTGAGATATTAAAAAGTAGCCCTACTGCCGATTTTACTACAGCTGATTCAAGATTTATATTTGTAGGTGATGAAGTTCAATTTCAATATTTATCAACTGGAGCTAGTACCTACAGCTGGGATTTTGGAGATGGCAGCACTTCAACCTTAGAAAACCCAAGCCACATTTATTCACAAGGAGGAATTTATGATGTACGTTTAACTATTACTTCAGCTGATGGTGAAGCAGAAGTAGTTAAAGAAAATTATTTGACAGTAATAAAGCCCAAAGATATACCTTATACCCTATCTGATGGTGGAGACTTAGAAGGTACAGACATAGATTTTATAATAGAAAACATAGCTGGAACTGGCTTTCAAGTTGGCGAAAGTTCTATTCCAGGAAAAGCTGGTACTGCGAGTGGCAGTAATGCAATTGTTACAGGTATAAATCAAAGCCAATATGAAAATGATTCTGAAGCTTATATTTATAGTCCGGAATTTAATTTCGCAAGTTTAGGTAATTATGAGCTTTCCTTTGAAACTAATTATAGCTTTGAGCCAAATTGGGATGGTTTTATAGTGGAGTATACTACCGATAGGGGAGAAAACTGGACAAAACTAAACCCAGAACAGGCTGAAGGTTGGTACAATCAGATTAGTGATCCTTTATCAGTATTTGGAGCCCAAGTTCCAATTTTTAGCGGTAACACAAATAATTCATTCGAAAGAAAATTTACTGATATTTCCTTCTTAGGTGGAAATGAAACAGTTGGATTCAGAGTCAAGTTTTTAACTGATGCTGCAGAAATTGATGCTGGTATGGCCTTTGATAATTTTGAAATATCTGGACCAGAGCCCGGCCCTGCTTTTCCTAATTTTATTTCTAATATTCAGGAAGGTTGTGAGCAAACTACCATAACCTTTATTAATGAATCATCTGGCTCAATTACTGCCTTAGAATGGGATTTTGGAGAAGGTGCTGAACCAAGAACAGCATTAGGTGTAGGTCCACACCAAGTGGTTTATAATACTGCTGGAGAATATAATGTAAAACTTACTGCAACTGATATTAATGAAGATTTAGTAGTAGAAGAAAAATTTTCGTATATAATCATTCAAGAAAATCATACTCCTGTTGTTACAGTAAGCGATCCTGATGAAAATGGCAATTTTACTTTGACCTCCACTGAAGGTGATGCATACCAATGGTTTTATAAAGACGCAATATTACCGGATGCCACGAGTCAATCTATTATGGTTCAGAATAGTGGCGACTATAAAGTTTCAGTTTTAATTAATGGTTGCGAAGGCGTTTCTGAAAATATAACTGTGTTATCAAATGACTCACCATTAAATACAAGTTTTATAGCTTTCCCAAATCCTATTGATGGTGCTAAAGAATTAAATTACTCTTTTGAAAATAAAATCTTCGGTAGTTATTTAGTTACAATTCATTCTATAGACGGAAAAAAAATTCTATCTAAAAGATTCAAAAAAAATAGATATCATGAGAAAAAGTCTATTGATTTAAAAGGAATTGAAAGTGGATTATATTTCATCAAAATTCTTAGTGGGGATCAACAAGCACAAAGAAAAATAATTATTGAATAA
- the gcvP gene encoding aminomethyl-transferring glycine dehydrogenase, with the protein MKLNPLYQERFDVRHNAPDNQQISEMLKTVKADSLEQLIDETIPKAIQLKKDLNLPEAETEFEFLESFRDIADKNQIFRSYIGLGYYNTHTPGVIQRNILENPGWYTAYTPYQAEIAQGRLEALVNFQTMVIDLTGMEIANASLLDEGTAAAEAMSMFYGLRKGKKKSANVFFVDENTFPQTIDILKTRANPLGIELRFADLTQLDVTDPEIFGFYTQQINLKGEILDLKPYIEAAAENDIYSAIGADLLSLAILTPPGEMGADCVVGTSQRFGIPLGYGGPHAAYFATKEKYKRQIPGRIIGVSIDKEGNKAYRMALQTREQHIKKEKATSNICTAQVLLAIMSGMYAVYHGPIGLRKIAIRTHSLTKLLANGLTVLGYEVSNKHFFDTITVQLESEKLREKLHSLLYERKINLNLSGTHTVSISLNETTRIHDIKELIEIFALVVDEDESKFTVEEKVNDLELDWPKQFIRESHYLEHPVFNQYHAEHEMLRYIKRLENKDLSLVHSMISLGSCTMKLNATAEMIPVTWPKLAYIHPYAPKEQALGYREMFIKLENMLTEITGFAATSLQPNSGAQGEYAGLMVIRAYHQSRGEGHRNVTIVPSSAHGTNPASAVMAGMKVVITKCDDQGNIDLDDLRAKAEEYKNNLAALMVTYPSTHGVFEESIQEICQIIHDNGGQVYMDGANMNAQVGLTSPANIGADVCHLNLHKTFCIPHGGGGPGMGPICVAEHLEDFLPGNPLVPTGGNQAISAISAAPWGSASILSISYAYICMMGAKGLKAATQIAILNANYIKERLDGHYPVLYTNQKGRAAHEMIIDCRAFKEFGIEVEDIAKRLMDYGYHSPTVSFPVPGTMMIEPTESESKMELDKFCTAMISIREEIQEIADGKADQQNNVLKNAPHTMSVALAEKWELPYSREKAVFPLESVRMNKFWPSVSRIDSAYGDRNLMCSCIPVSEYEENKAELAV; encoded by the coding sequence ATGAAATTAAACCCTCTATACCAAGAAAGATTTGATGTGAGGCATAATGCACCGGATAATCAGCAAATATCAGAGATGCTGAAAACGGTAAAGGCCGATTCTTTAGAGCAACTTATCGATGAAACAATCCCGAAAGCCATTCAGCTTAAGAAGGATTTAAATCTTCCAGAAGCTGAAACCGAGTTTGAATTTTTAGAATCTTTTAGAGATATCGCTGATAAAAATCAGATCTTTAGATCCTATATCGGTTTAGGGTATTACAATACCCACACACCTGGAGTGATTCAAAGAAATATTTTAGAAAATCCAGGCTGGTATACTGCTTATACTCCATACCAGGCTGAAATAGCACAAGGAAGATTAGAAGCGCTGGTTAATTTTCAAACTATGGTTATTGATTTAACTGGGATGGAAATCGCTAATGCTTCATTATTAGATGAGGGTACTGCTGCTGCTGAAGCCATGAGTATGTTCTATGGTTTAAGAAAAGGAAAAAAGAAGTCTGCTAATGTTTTCTTTGTAGATGAAAATACTTTCCCACAAACCATAGATATTCTTAAAACCAGAGCAAATCCTCTTGGAATTGAATTAAGATTTGCTGACTTAACACAATTGGATGTTACGGATCCTGAAATATTTGGATTTTATACTCAGCAAATAAACTTAAAAGGAGAAATATTAGATCTTAAGCCTTACATTGAGGCGGCTGCTGAAAACGATATTTATTCCGCTATCGGTGCAGATTTACTATCTTTAGCAATCTTAACACCTCCAGGTGAAATGGGAGCTGACTGTGTAGTAGGGACTTCACAAAGATTTGGAATTCCATTAGGATACGGTGGGCCACATGCAGCATATTTCGCGACTAAAGAAAAATATAAAAGACAGATTCCTGGTAGAATCATTGGAGTATCAATCGATAAAGAAGGAAACAAAGCCTATAGAATGGCGCTTCAAACCAGAGAGCAGCACATCAAAAAGGAAAAAGCGACTTCAAATATCTGTACAGCTCAAGTATTATTAGCGATTATGTCAGGTATGTATGCTGTTTATCATGGGCCAATTGGTTTAAGAAAAATTGCTATCCGTACTCATTCCTTAACAAAATTATTAGCTAATGGCTTAACAGTTTTAGGATATGAAGTTTCTAACAAGCATTTCTTCGATACTATTACCGTACAACTAGAATCGGAAAAATTAAGGGAGAAACTTCACTCATTATTATATGAGAGAAAAATTAACTTGAATTTAAGCGGGACGCATACGGTTTCTATTTCTTTAAATGAGACCACTAGAATTCATGATATTAAAGAGTTAATTGAGATTTTCGCTTTAGTAGTAGATGAAGATGAATCTAAATTTACAGTTGAAGAAAAAGTAAATGATTTAGAATTAGATTGGCCAAAACAATTCATTCGTGAAAGTCATTATTTAGAACATCCTGTTTTCAATCAGTATCATGCTGAGCACGAGATGTTACGTTACATCAAAAGGCTTGAGAATAAAGATTTATCATTAGTTCATTCTATGATTTCTTTAGGGTCATGCACAATGAAACTAAATGCAACAGCAGAGATGATCCCAGTAACATGGCCTAAATTAGCATACATTCACCCATATGCTCCGAAAGAACAAGCTTTAGGATATAGAGAAATGTTCATTAAGCTGGAAAATATGCTAACTGAAATCACGGGTTTTGCTGCAACTTCATTACAGCCTAATTCAGGTGCACAAGGTGAATATGCTGGTCTAATGGTGATTAGAGCCTATCATCAAAGCAGAGGAGAAGGTCATAGAAATGTTACCATTGTTCCTTCATCGGCACATGGTACAAACCCAGCTAGTGCTGTTATGGCAGGAATGAAAGTGGTGATTACCAAATGTGATGATCAAGGAAATATAGATCTTGATGATTTAAGAGCTAAGGCTGAAGAGTATAAAAATAATTTAGCTGCATTAATGGTAACTTATCCTTCAACTCACGGTGTTTTTGAGGAAAGTATTCAAGAAATTTGTCAGATCATTCATGATAATGGTGGGCAAGTTTATATGGATGGTGCTAACATGAATGCACAGGTTGGACTAACTTCTCCAGCAAATATTGGAGCTGATGTTTGTCACCTGAATCTTCATAAAACATTCTGTATTCCTCATGGTGGTGGTGGCCCTGGAATGGGACCAATTTGTGTGGCAGAACATTTGGAAGACTTTCTTCCTGGTAATCCATTGGTACCAACTGGTGGAAATCAGGCTATTTCAGCTATTTCAGCTGCGCCATGGGGTAGTGCTAGTATTTTATCCATTAGTTATGCTTACATCTGCATGATGGGTGCAAAAGGATTAAAAGCAGCCACTCAAATTGCTATCCTTAATGCAAATTATATTAAAGAAAGATTAGATGGTCATTACCCTGTGTTGTATACAAATCAAAAAGGTAGAGCAGCACATGAAATGATTATTGATTGCAGAGCTTTCAAAGAGTTTGGAATTGAAGTGGAAGATATTGCAAAAAGACTAATGGACTATGGATACCATTCTCCTACAGTTTCTTTCCCTGTTCCTGGTACTATGATGATAGAGCCAACAGAGAGTGAAAGTAAAATGGAACTAGATAAATTCTGTACTGCCATGATTTCAATCAGAGAAGAAATTCAGGAAATAGCAGATGGAAAAGCAGATCAGCAAAACAATGTATTGAAAAATGCGCCTCATACTATGTCTGTTGCTTTGGCTGAAAAATGGGAGTTACCTTATTCAAGAGAAAAAGCTGTATTCCCATTAGAATCAGTTCGAATGAATAAATTCTGGCCAAGTGTAAGTAGAATAGATTCTGCTTATGGTGACAGAAACTTGATGTGTAGCTGTATTCCAGTATCAGAATATGAAGAAAACAAAGCGGAGTTAGCGGTTTAA
- a CDS encoding M28 family peptidase: MKTFFSSLLMSILAFNILSAQVMEKQARKYASTITDADLREHLSLLASDSLEGRETGKKGQKMAAEYIKNEFESLGLKAPVDGSYFQKFNLYQTYRGDSELTFNGQTIKNLDQMVYWANVPFEKSQIEIVYVNKAQEEDLSEVDAEGKFLAFKAEGQFTPVLQTIEDLGAKGAIVFAEDSSRMGMVLRYGRYYSTHGSLSRKKPTEEGLASVVLYQELAEDLFGKPLEELKIGDEAKAELFAEINTETVETENVLGYLEGTEKKDELIIITAHYDHVGVQDGKVYNGADDDASGTTAVLEIAEAFVEAKKDGKGPKRSILFMPVTGEEKGLLGSAHYSENPVFPLENTVTNLNIDMIGRVDSIHKDNREFVYLIGSNRISTELHEVSEMINANYTKLDLDYTYNAEDHPDRIYYRSDHWNFAKNGVPIIFYFNGTHPDYHQHTDTVDKIEFDLLKKRADLVFYTAWEIANRENRLSIDEVEETEEE; the protein is encoded by the coding sequence ATGAAGACATTTTTCTCAAGCTTGTTGATGAGTATCCTTGCTTTTAATATTCTTTCAGCTCAAGTAATGGAGAAGCAAGCAAGAAAGTATGCAAGTACTATAACTGATGCAGATTTAAGAGAACATTTAAGCTTATTAGCTTCTGATTCCTTAGAAGGAAGAGAAACTGGTAAAAAAGGTCAAAAGATGGCTGCCGAGTATATTAAAAATGAGTTTGAATCTTTGGGCCTAAAGGCTCCAGTTGATGGATCTTATTTTCAAAAGTTTAATTTATATCAAACTTACAGAGGAGACTCTGAACTAACTTTTAATGGACAAACCATTAAAAATTTGGACCAAATGGTTTATTGGGCGAATGTTCCATTCGAAAAATCACAAATAGAAATTGTCTATGTAAATAAAGCTCAAGAAGAAGATTTATCAGAAGTTGACGCGGAAGGCAAGTTTTTAGCTTTTAAAGCTGAAGGACAATTCACTCCTGTTCTGCAAACGATCGAAGATTTAGGCGCTAAAGGTGCTATTGTATTCGCAGAAGATAGTAGTAGAATGGGAATGGTGTTGAGATATGGTAGATATTACTCAACTCATGGTTCTCTTTCTAGAAAAAAACCGACTGAAGAAGGTTTAGCTAGTGTAGTTCTGTATCAAGAATTAGCTGAAGATTTATTCGGAAAGCCATTAGAGGAATTAAAAATTGGTGATGAAGCAAAAGCTGAATTATTTGCTGAGATCAATACAGAAACTGTAGAGACTGAGAATGTATTAGGCTACCTTGAAGGCACTGAAAAGAAAGATGAATTAATTATAATTACTGCCCATTATGACCATGTAGGTGTACAAGATGGTAAAGTATATAATGGTGCGGATGATGACGCTTCTGGTACTACTGCTGTTTTAGAAATTGCTGAGGCATTTGTAGAGGCAAAGAAAGATGGTAAAGGGCCTAAAAGAAGCATTCTGTTTATGCCGGTAACAGGTGAGGAAAAAGGCTTGTTAGGTTCAGCTCATTATTCTGAGAACCCTGTTTTCCCATTAGAAAATACGGTAACCAATCTTAATATTGATATGATTGGTCGAGTTGATTCTATCCATAAGGATAATAGAGAATTTGTTTATCTGATTGGATCAAATAGAATCTCAACTGAATTACATGAAGTAAGTGAAATGATTAACGCTAATTATACAAAGCTTGATCTTGATTATACTTACAATGCAGAAGATCATCCTGATAGAATTTATTACAGATCAGATCACTGGAATTTTGCGAAGAATGGTGTTCCAATCATATTCTACTTCAATGGTACTCACCCAGATTATCACCAGCACACTGATACAGTAGATAAAATTGAATTTGATTTGTTAAAGAAAAGAGCGGATTTAGTTTTTTATACTGCTTGGGAAATAGCCAACAGAGAAAATCGTTTATCTATTGATGAAGTAGAGGAAACTGAAGAAGAATAA